In Babylonia areolata isolate BAREFJ2019XMU chromosome 10, ASM4173473v1, whole genome shotgun sequence, the following proteins share a genomic window:
- the LOC143286500 gene encoding uncharacterized protein LOC143286500, with protein MSRVFHRMMLYACATVLLLHSLHTTHNQASAAPASWSEKSPSQKMAESKATYLNLVQAMLNRLQDSNKDKRARADGGFFSRHDAMSDYLQSAYANSLAMDPYGPGKRK; from the exons GAATGATGCTGTACGCATGCGCCACAGTCCTACTCCTGCACTCTCTGCACACGACACATAACCAGGCCTCGGCAGCTCCCGCCTCCTGGTCAGAAAAGAG cCCATCCCAAAAGATGGCGGAAAGCAAGGCCACTTACTTGAACCTCGTGCAGGCCATGCTCAACAGATTACAGGACTCCAACAA agaCAAACGGGCGCGGGCGGACGGGGGCTTCTTTTCTCGCCATGATGCCATGAGTGACTACCTGCAGTCAGCCTATG ccAACTCCCTGGCCATGGATCCTTACGGCCCCGGCAAGAGGAAGTGA